One window of the Yamadazyma tenuis chromosome 6, complete sequence genome contains the following:
- a CDS encoding uncharacterized protein (COG:S; EggNog:ENOG503PH7N) — translation MDYSLTFAFTDRNEDSYAPGQFITDPITDFTTSEFDSDEFLAMMEEITDLEFQHSEVPNTVLNSFSSVESEAMELDNELSLSLLVPHLVNQEGENVATFGQTLRQVFNNQSVTANSYGHVSEIYANGHLVEQDVQVGSSQQNAQFATNSFNQSEPESSFDSEEEPSVLFGGSNSSNNTLPSLDPELVTAYELYEPSGFEKISMRLASDADLFANIDEAIKDFMSLKQSEESSEQRVIPQTLQVSTNLQVPHNSPVVEASTTSTNVIPSITREQPSLRRNSKASLSNRARIPSVFDFTKQEVVEQILSHVDDRMNYYKKKSGASKPGSYKGDYAKIEDSRFTPVTNLYETKIALPHNTCHVLGHPKHLGIDGGKATVTRTRYIRGTSFNGFFDHPDLELKRYEGSGDLIYEPEYYRVQMINVCRNDGSSHRVPINQTRSGLCPYCEDIKFYELRNSSYGQHLAFHHGIGTDSFLTPNPFETKVEPKTCGKVVACPVCFQAISVEKSSTTASVQPLYTYLRHFKDFHRKGVNHKVNNKVYSTVPSFKGMYLDGISP, via the coding sequence ATGGATTACTCACTTACCTTCGCTTTTACTGACAGGAATGAAGACCTGTACGCTCCAGGGCAGTTTATTACTGACCCTATTACTGACTTTACTACTTCTGAGTTCGACCTGGATGAATTCTTAGCTATGATGGAAGAAATAACAGATCTCGAATTCCAGCATTCAGAAGTACCCAATACCGTACTCAACAGTTTCAGTTCCGTGGAATCTGAAGCCATGGAGCTTGACAATGAGCTCAGTCTTAGTTTGTTAGTTCCCCATTTGGTTAACCAGGAAGGGGAAAATGTGGCTACTTTTGGACAAACTTTAAGACAAGTCTTTAACAATCAAAGCGTGACTGCAAACTCTTACGGTCACGTTTCTGAAATTTACGCTAATGGTCATTTAGTTGAGCAAGATGTGCAGGTCGGATCATCTCAACAAAATGCTCAATTTGCAACTAATTCATTTAACCAGAGTGAGCCTGAGTCCTCATTTGATTCTGAAGAGGAACCAAGTGTTCTTTTTGGAGGTTCAAACAGTTCTAACAATACGTTACCTAGTTTGGACCCTGAATTAGTTACAGCCTACGAGTTGTATGAACCTTCAGGCTTTGAAAAGATTTCAATGAGATTGGCATCTGATGCAGACCTATTTGCGaatattgatgaagccaTCAAAGATTTCATGAGCTTGAAGCAGTCAGAAGAATCTTCAGAACAAAGAGTTATTCCTCAGACTCTTCAAGTGTCTACCAATCTTCAAGTCCCACACAACAGTCCGGTTGTGGAAGCCAGCACTACAAGTACGAATGTTATTCCTTCTATCACCAGGGAACAACCAAGTTTGAGGCGAAACTCGAAAGCTTCTTTATCAAACAGAGCTAGGATTCCTTCCGTTTTTGACTTCACCAAGCAAGAAGTCGTAGAACAGATTCTTTCTCATGTTGATGATAGGATGAACTATTATAAGAAGAAATCGGGTGCTTCCAAACCAGGAAGTTATAAGGGTGATTATGCGAAGATCGAAGATTCTCGATTCACCCCAGTCACTAATTTATATGAAACAAAAATCGCTCTTCCACATAACACATGCCATGTGTTGGGACATCCAAAACACTTAGGTATAGATGGGGGAAAGGCTACCGTGACTAGAACTCGGTATATTAGAGGCACTTCGTTTAATGGATTTTTTGACCATCCAGACCTTGAGTTGAAACGCTATGAGGGTAGTGGTGATTTGATCTACGAACCTGAATACTACCGGGTCCAGATGATCAATGTTTGTAGGAATGACGGGAGTCTGCACAGGGTTCCAATCAACCAAACACGTTCTGGTTTGTGTCCTTATTGTGAAGATATCAAATTCTATGAATTGAGAAATTCTTCTTATGGACAACATTTGGCATTTCATCACGGTATTGGAACCGATTCTTTTTTAACTCCAAACCcatttgaaaccaaagtTGAACCCAAAACTTGTGGTAAGGTTGTTGCCTGTCCTGTTTGTTTTCAAGCTATATCTGTTGAGAAATCTTCCACAACGGCTCTGGTTCAACCACTTTACACGTACTTGAGACACTTCAAAGATTTCCACAGGAAGGGGGTGAACCACAAAGTCAACAATAAAGTGTATTCGACTGTTCCTTCCTTCAAGGGGATGTATCTTGATGGTATCAGTCCTTGA
- the TOA1 gene encoding transcription factor IIA subunit alpha (BUSCO:EOG092651HW; COG:K; EggNog:ENOG503P5JD), protein MSNIEASKLYEAIIEEVINDSRQDFENSGVDENTLQELKKIWQEKLTQSQVSRFTWDDEAHAAAGQQGLQSNRTPSLGNHDIKQELQDDLLISNDYGLGADQQLSYSNEVNLNNTNVNNHDDIGIQIPNIGNSQSFKDEYDDSNGLMLPNVTQTDGASASQSFEMTIYTNNPKKVLSQLQKVNQVDGELGVMYGDEFNDSDDINSDLDDDLDSDRSDDEDNDLDGHIMLCLYDKVQRIKNKWKCSLKEGIASINGRDYVFQKATGESEW, encoded by the coding sequence ATGTCCAACATAGAAGCTAGTAAATTATATGAAGCAATAATCGAGGAAGTGATAAACGACTCCAGGcaagactttgaaaataGCGGAGTGGATGAAAACACTCTCCAGGAACTCAAAAAGATATGGCAAGAAAAATTAACCCAATCGCAAGTCAGCAGATTCACTTGGGATGATGAAGCACATGCGGCAGCTGGACAACAAGGATTACAATCCAATAGAACCCCTTCACTCGGCAATCATGACATAaaacaagaacttcaagatgacTTATTGATAAGCAATGACTATGGATTAGGTGCTGACCAACAACTAAGTTACAGTAACGaggtgaacttgaataatACCAACGTAAATAATCACGATGATATAGGCATTCAAATTCCCAACATAGGAAACAGccaatctttcaaagatgaGTATGACGATAGCAACGGATTGATGTTGCCGAACGTGACGCAAACCGATGGAGCATCAGCTCTGCAAAGCTTCGAAATGACCATATACACAAACAACCCCAAGAAAGTGCTTAGCCAATTACAAAAGGTGAACCAGGTGGATGGAGAATTGGGTGTGATGTACGGCGACGAATTTAATGACTCAGACGACATCAACAGCGATCTCGACGATGACTTAGATAGTGACAGaagtgatgatgaagataatgaCCTAGATGGGCATATCATGTTATGTCTTTATGATAAAGTTCAAAGAATCAAAAATAAATGGAAATGCAGCTTGAAAGAAGGAATTGCCAGTATCAATGGAAGAGACTATGTGTTTCAAAAAGCCACCGGAGAAAGTGAATGGTAA
- a CDS encoding uncharacterized protein (EggNog:ENOG503P1N0; COG:K), with product MSPNPTIGASEVPLTPRTAGAQQRTSPSGGQNGNSNTNNIGSGYQRNLTPSYNFGFGFSPSFQFNSPRNLLSGLSPHRFFQASNNLTKATVGAKRDEKNVFNTSTPSRTSSKFLDSLSSANNTKNDSGEDSSTNSHDTEESAIWSVNEAESQNLTSLTISYDQTPIKVANKENENTHQRNFSGDFLTPNKLFLHRQDHSVATKKRRLSVEASPNTSIASRLETIASPPRSSKIFNRRRSSSNSSLSSKNSEDKVWNDALDDILISSYMKFKAFKKNTTSESYFVKNVSQNKVLSRMLLNKSGVLRTPKQIASRLFKITKSTNEARPGTHYLSSQNDLSHSHNILDESPLLNDGLDEIIRTPLEDLIESTSSHIDSVSSAEINAQIDKELDLIFSPNELSASPMLLLKSNRVEITDFQISYNSNRASGTHHFIKSNSGCNRTVELSTNSLLNRLKVSADESELSTKLCPKLVTQYESNDLLVFQAMNHLNLNMVSKNKFDTLDSVVLNANPLDLHNGSISSFMNLLVNGIESDESPLNWSCYTRIFSGSKLLFTSNDSIVGYSNGGNKFEATIPFLKHFWTGFLSLLINGNDDKDILKKLSILQIIHSNREDSKIEMCLIHKFDKLSRLGNSSFQLLKYSGKKEDLNDLAEEDEMFEETQVDHYSQSNDETNSAEDDNETVLVESSPVKAPEFHHRDLKIDIMAAKHSMAMGPASAPIYNPRLVQQMNNGIVKQESINMYPFTQHSQSTNDIPKYIPQPGYGSQMNGNNKAPLPYSTSTPDALSPYSNSFDGSRPMSFGSIQTSSNMATSTSYKGFPIGDQSHFQAPLPPSSVPGHQQIGQAQLRPESQRGSGASQGESQSHMNMSFMASGRQQLMVNVGSGYVPFGSLSQELQERYMGVQKQFELQQQQQIQQALLQQIQMNNLAGTNLQPHQGIAMNTGNIPLSAPASQTSFADPASKSYNTGQKKHSKPIKFGPMLEYDPSKDNAAAAAAAEAASAALAKAKARGESRPGVSVLNIPRDTPVYIYKPPKRKGPS from the coding sequence ATgtcaccaaatccaaccATAGGTGCATCCGAGGTGCCTCTCACCCCGAGAACTGCTGGTGCTCAACAACGAACATCCCCGAGTGGTGGACAGAATGGTAACTCAAACACGAATAACATCGGTTCTGGGTACCAAAGAAATTTAACACCTTCTTACAACTTCGGCTTTGGATTCCTGCCGTCATTCCAGTTTAATTCTCCCAGAAACTTGCTTAGTGGATTGTCTCCCCATAGGTTCTTCCAAGCTTCAAATAACTTGACCAAAGCAACCGTTGGTGCCAAAAGGGATGAGAAAAATGTCTTCAACACTAGTACACCATCAAGGACTTCTTCTAAGTTCTTGGATTCTTTGTCCTCCGcaaacaacaccaagaaTGATTCTGGTGAAGATTCGTCTACTAATTCCCATGATACTGAGGAGTCTGCCATTTGGTCCGTGAATGAAGCCGAAAGCCAAAATTTGACATCTTTGACTATTTCTTATGACCAAACCCCAATTAAGGTTGCAAACAAGGAGAACGAAAACACCCACCAACGGAATTTCAGTGGTGACTTCTTGACTCCAAATAAACTTTTCCTTCATAGACAAGATCATCTGGTTGCTaccaagaagagaagattgTCGGTTGAAGCATCACCCAATACCTCAATTGCATCAAGACTCGAAACTATTGCCTCTCCTCCGAGAAGCTCTAAAATATTCAACAGACGtcgttcttcttcgaaTTCCAGCTTAAGCAGTAAGAATAGTGAAGATAAGGTCTGGAATGATGCATTAGATGACATTTTAATATCCTCATACATGAAGTTCAAGGcattcaagaaaaacaCCACGTCTGAAAGCTATTTCGTGAAGAACGTTTCTCAGAATAAAGTTCTCTCGAGaatgttgttgaataagAGTGGTGTTTTGAGAACCCCCAAACAAATTGCATCTAGGTTATTCAAGATAACCAAAAGCACGAACGAGGCTCGTCCGGGGACTCATTATTTACTGTCGCAAAATGATCTATCTCATAGTCACAATATCTTGGATGAAAGTCCTTTATTAAATGACGGACTTGATGAGATAATCCGTACACCTTTGGAAGATTTAATTGAAAGTACTTCGAGTCATATAGATTCTGTCAGCAGTGCTGAGATCAATGCCCAGATTGATAAGGAATTGGACTTGATATTCTCTCCCAATGAGTTGCTGGCATCTCCAATGTTACTTTTAAAATCAAACCGAGTTGAAATTACCGACTTCCAAATCCTGTACAATTCAAATAGGGCATCAGGTACCCATCACTTCATCAAGAGCAACTCAGGCTGCAATAGAACTGTGGAGTTGTCGACCAACTCATTGTTAAACAGGTTGAAGGTCTCAGCTGATGAATCAGAGTTGTCTACAAAGTTATGTCCCAAGCTCGTTACCCAATACGAATCAAATGACCTATTGGTCTTCCAAGCTATGAACCACTTAAACCTCAATATGGTATCGAAGAACAAATTTGACACATTGGACTCTGTTGTATTGAATGCAAACCCCTTGGATTTGCACAATGGTTCTATTAGTTCTTTTATGAACTTATTGGTAAACGGAATAGAGCTGGATGAAAGTCCATTGAACTGGAGCTGTTATACTAGAATCTTTAGTGGTAGCAAATTATTGTTCACTTCCAATGATTCGATTGTGGGATATTCAAATGGAGGCAACAAATTTGAAGCAACTATACCCTTCTTGAAGCACTTCTGGACGGGATTTTTATCTTTATTGATTAATGGTAATGATGACAAggatattttgaagaaactttCAATTTTACAGATCATTCATAGTAACAGAGAGGACTCAAAAATTGAAATGTGTTTAATTCAtaagtttgacaagttgaGTAGGTTAGGCAATTCTAGCTTCCAACTCTTGAAATACTCAGGCAAAAAGGAAGATCTCAATGATCTTGCAGAAGAGGACGAAATGTTCGAAGAAACTCAGGTTGATCATTACAGCCAATCTAATGATGAAACCAATAGtgctgaagatgataatgaaACTGTATTGGTAGAGTCTTCTCCAGTAAAAGCACCGGAGTTCCACCATagagatttgaagattgaTATCATGGCTGCTAAGCATAGTATGGCAATGGGTCCTGCTTCTGCACCAATCTATAATCCCCGATTGGTACAGCAGATGAATAATGGGATTGTCAAACAAGAATCAATCAATATGTATCCTTTTACACAACACTCACAATCAACCAATGATATCCCCAAGTACATACCACAACCGGGGTACGGGTCTCAGATGAATGGAAATAACAAAGCACCTTTGCCATATTCTACATCAACTCCTGATGCCCTTTCACCTTACAGTAACTCATTTGATGGTAGTAGACCTATGTCTTTTGGAAGTATTCAAACCTCCAGTAATATGGCCACTTCAACTTCGTACAAAGGGTTCCCAATTGGCGATCAGTCCCACTTCCAAGCGCCACTCCCTCCATCTCTGGTTCCCGGTCACCAACAAATAGGTCAAGCTCAGTTGCGCCCTGAATCCCAAAGAGGGTCGGGTGCGTCTCAGGGAGAATCACAAAGCCATATGAACATGTCGTTCATGGCATCCGGTCGTCAGCAGTTGATGGTAAACGTCGGAAGTGGATATGTTCCCTTTGGTTCATTAAGTCAGGAACTACAAGAGAGATACATGGGAGTCCAAAAACAgtttgaacttcaacagcagcagcagatACAACAAGCACTTTTGCAACAAATACAGATGAATAACCTTGCTGGCACAAATCTTCAACCTCACCAAGGCATCGCCATGAATACTGGGAACATTCCTTTGTCAGCTCCAGCATCTCAAACATCCTTTGCTGACCCTGCGAGCAAGTCTTACAACACTGGGCAAAAGAAACATTCCAAGCCTATCAAATTTGGACCCATGTTGGAGTATGATCCCTCAAAGGACAATGCAGCAGCTGCAGCAGCAGCTGAAGCCGCATCTGCAGCTCTTGCGAAGGCCAAGGCTAGAGGGGAGTCACGTCCAGGGGTTAGTGTTCTCAATATTCCTCGAGACACCCCTGTTTACATATACAAGCCACCAAAAAGGAAAGGGCCTTCTTAG
- a CDS encoding uncharacterized protein (EggNog:ENOG503PYZU): MSGNTQVPVNLNHFIDKENSTKDYTNKSKTNENSSAHLRGKQPISRPPMAGRVPLRGKDENMSIPSLSRSQSSVDKLDTNTNSLSTNTFKRTALANKPRFLKSSSSLGFTHNTSSRHKVAPGSRSLLKSKTHVDPNAKLTYNNNTIFNPALANRVPELEQYTLDTDSLKKRIIKSKSPSKNLSDTITTQTAKLSSSSIPRRQINDVDPVKKGPLMTVSNKLDQYIQDPERIKVFDELVNDENSVETIPPKPIVADQHEIELDEEDLMFFRTGKTNRIQAPVSKLRLEEIKLEDTTFDMEDVSRESSDDEVIGLNEQELNDLLDF, from the coding sequence ATGTCTGGAAATACTCAGGTACCTGTAAATCTTAACCATTTCATTGACAAGGAAAATAGCACTAAAGACTATAcaaacaagtccaaaacaAATGAAAATAGTTCAGCACATCTTCGTGGAAAACAGCCCATATCTCGGCCTCCTATGGCTGGAAGAGTGCCCTTGCGTGGAAAGGATGAGAATATGTCCATTCCATCCTTATCCAGATCACAGTCTTCAGTTGATAAACTAGACACAAACACGAATTCTttatccacaaacacatttAAGAGAACTGCTCTTGCCAATAAGCCAAGGTTTTTGAAgtctagttcttctttggGCTTCACTCACAATACATCTTCTCGCCACAAAGTAGCACCAGGAAGCCGgtctttgttgaagctgaaaaCTCACGTGGATCCAAATGCAAAGTTGACCTATAACAATAATACCATTTTCAATCCTGCTCTAGCCAACCGTGTACCAGAGTTGGAGCAGTACACCTTGGACACAGACTCATTGAAAAAGCGAATAATTAAGTCGAAGTCTCCTTCGAAAAACTTGTCTGACACCATCACAACCCAAACTGCTAAGTTGAGCTCGAGTAGCATTCCTCGAAGACAGATTAATGACGTCGACCCTGTTAAGAAAGGCCCTCTCATGACTGTCTCAAataaacttgatcaatatATCCAAGATCCTGAAAGAATAAAAGTCTTTGATGAGCTTGTAAATGATGAAAATAGCGTTGAGACAATCCCCCCCAAACCAATAGTGGCAGATCAacatgaaattgaactcgatgaagaagatttgatGTTTTTCCGGACGGGAAAGACCAATCGAATTCAGGCACCTGTGAGCAAATTAAGGCTCGAGGAGATCAAACTCGAAGATACCACATTTGACATGGAAGATGTATCAAGAGAATctagtgatgatgaagtaATTGGATTAAACGAACAGGAATTAAACGACTTATTGGACTTTTGA
- the XDJ1 gene encoding DnaJ-like protein xdj1 (EggNog:ENOG503NXND; COG:O), which yields MSGDLYEILGVTSSADSSAIKKAYRRLALQYHPDKVTEHEREEAEIKFKEVSHAYEILIDEEKRNHYDIYGTTDDSNPFPGEQEFHGNPYDNFFGQGGSAEFGANDFANFFNGMNMNGNRKGQQGKPNKTPNAEIDVDVTLEDLYKGKIIKITSTRNIICTHCKGTGAKKNAVAKQCAKCEGKGKATKITRVGPGLVTQTTVDCTTCKGSGKVFSTKSYCKKCKGTMLIEEVKILEFEILKGSMGGESITLKGESDEYPGKETGDVVMTLSCKEHRVFERKEIDLYCDMKIPLVDALCGFSRIVVKHLDGRAIKVTTPKGKVIRPGDYIKIKGEGMPIKSSDSWFSRASKGDLYIKVDIEFPKDNWYLERNDLLKLKNVLPNDLSNSDDIDEISKTRENIELITDFELTNVDNLPTYSNDQEDKHEYNGNYEYEYDYPYNGGGSAQPECAQQ from the coding sequence ATGAGTGGTGATTTATATGAGATTCTTGGAGTCACCTCATCTGCCGATAGTCTGGCCATAAAGAAAGCGTACAGAAGGCTAGCCTTGCAATACCATCCTGATAAAGTTACCGAGCATGAACgagaagaagcagaaatCAAGTTTAAAGAGGTATCGCACGCCTACGAGATATTGATCgatgaagagaagagaaaTCATTACGATATATATGGAACCACTGATGATTCCAATCCATTCCCCGGAGAACAAGAGTTTCATGGCAATCCATATGACAATTTCTTCGGTCAAGGTGGATCAGCTGAGTTTGGAGCAAACGATTTCGccaactttttcaatggCATGAATATGAACGGAAATAGAAAAGGCCAGCAAGGAAAACCGAACAAAACTCCAAACGCAGAaattgatgttgatgtaACATTGGAAGACTTGTATAAAGGAaaaatcatcaagatcACCTCCACCAGAAATATTATTTGCACCCATTGTAAAGGTACTGGTGCTAAAAAGAATGCTGTAGCTAAACAGTGTGCCAAATGTGAAGGTAAGGGTAAAGCTACCAAAATTACTAGAGTGGGACCTGGTTTAGTTACACAAACAACAGTCGACTGCACTACATGTAAAGGATCAGGAAAGGTCTTCAGTACCAAAAGTTACTGTAAGAAGTGTAAGGGAACCATGCTAATTGAGGAAGTaaagattcttgaatttgagaTTCTAAAAGGCAGCATGGGCGGAGAATCAATTACTTTAAAAGGTGAAAGTGATGAATATCCTGGAAAAGAGACTGGAGATGTGGTAATGACTCTACTGTGCAAAGAACATCGAGTTTTCGAGAGAaaagaaattgatttgTATTGTGACATGAAAATCCCCTTGGTTGATGCATTGTGTGGATTTTCCAGGATAGTAGTTAAACATCTTGACGGAAGGGCTATTAAGGTCACCACGCCTAAAGGAAAGGTGATCAGACCGGGAGACTACATTAAAATCAAAGGTGAAGGAATGCCAATAAAGTCCTCTGATAGCTGGTTTTCAAGAGCCTCAAAAGGAGATCTTTACATCAAGGTTGATATTGAATTTCCTAAAGATAATTGGTATTTGGAGAGAAACGAtcttttgaaattgaagaatgtgTTGCCTAACGACCTTTCAAATTCCGATGATATCGATGaaatttcaaaaactcgAGAGAATATAGAGTTGATCACTGACTTCGAACTAACAAATGTCGACAACTTACCTACTTATAGTaatgatcaagaagacaAGCATGAGTACAATGGAAACTATGAGTATGAATACGATTACCCATATAATGGCGGAGGATCTGCTCAACCCGAATGTGCCCAACAGTAA
- the COF1 gene encoding cofilin (EggNog:ENOG503P2XC; COG:Z) encodes MSGDQNSQIKTELQAVAATEMASDFNVSVTDEALSAFNDLKLGKKYKFIIFALNDKKTEIIVEETSTDKDYEVFLEKLPENASKYAIYDFEYEIGGGEGKRSKIVFYSWSPDTASIKDKMVYASSKDALRRSLNGVAADIQGTDFSEVSYATVLEKVSRGAGSH; translated from the exons ATGTCTGGAGACCAGAACCTGCAAATAAAAACTGAACTTCAAGCAGTTGCCGCTACTGAAATGGCTTCAGACTTTAA TGTCTCTGTAACTGATGAAGCTTTAAGTGccttcaatgatttgaagttgggaaAGAAATACAAATTCATTATTTTTGCCTTAAATGACAAGAAAACCGAGATTATTGTTGAGGAAACTTCTACTGACAAAGACTACGAAgtatttttggaaaaattACCAGAAAATGCTAGTAAATATGCCATCTATGATTTCGAATACgaaattggtggtggtgaaggtaAGAGATCCAAGATTGTTTTCTACTCTTGGTCTCCAGATACTGCCTCTATCAAGGATAAGATGGTTTATGCATCTTCTAAAGATGCATTAAGAAGATCTTTGAACGGAGTGGCTGCCGACATTCAAGGTACCGACTTTTCGGAAGTTAGCTATGCTACCGTCTTGGAAAAAGTTAGCAGAGGTGCTGGCTCTCATTAA
- the EXO1 gene encoding Rad2 nuclease (COG:L; EggNog:ENOG503NWMW; BUSCO:EOG09262A65), translating into MGVSGLHPQLKEISIPVSLEKYRGKTLAVDTYSWLHKSTISCAQELCLNQPTQKYVSYIIKKINMLRHFGVEPYMVFDGASLPTKAATAKERKERREEAQAKADEYMKKGNKKLAWKEFMKAAAVTSQMSKSVMVELDRMNVKYVVAPYEADPQMVYLEKKGYVDGIISEDSDLLIFGCRTLITKLNDFGECIEISKSNFSKVTTISGLDSFTPQQLRLVAMLSGCDYTKGVPGVGLKTAFNLVKKYNQIDRVLMALRAEGKKLPPEGFEVELIKADLAFQYQKVFNPKDQTLETLNEYPEPFDFDMELVEQCCGVTFDAEIHVGISKGKLHPNTHEVLISREQNITSLKSKSFTSEPKISTVARTKSVGSTSSRRMVAPRGRIDSFFSVQKSTKITTTDTTSDQQKLQIEAKAEVHTEQVSPDHKRVRTLLTPKENPPKLVGTFSKFFKSPAGGIPTPRSTFDADITGDSEISDVSSPFRYTKSTSDKVDTNNVLGNLTDDDIDTQTQSDHKMEENRDDSQPPESPSSKISKQPAVGDFDLDDDEDDIEESPVKSLLPSGIHFNNNRDEIKQLLRDTFSFRPGSKEKFQVPKALQKLSAFENASTISIASAESSHSDSSFDLNSEEFHEVQKHAEVFTNIDMNKSFESISSKRTTKSKLEIKNSSLSRFAYK; encoded by the coding sequence ATGGGTGTAAGTggtcttcatccacaacTAAAGGAGATCCTGATACCAGTTTCTTTAGAGAAGTATCGTGGTAAGACATTGGCGGTAGACACTTATAGTTGGTTGCATAAGTCCACTATCTCATGTGCCCAAGAATTATGCCTAAATCAACCAACCCAAAAATATGTCAGttatatcatcaaaaagaTTAATATGCTCAGGCATTTTGGAGTGGAACCATACATGGTTTTTGATGGGGCGAGCTTGCCAACAAAAGCAGCGACCGCAAAGGAGAGAAAAGAGAGGCGAGAAGAAGCCCAAGCTAAAGCTGACGAATATATGAAAAAGGGAAACAAAAAATTGGCATGGAAGGAATTCATGAAAGCAGCAGCAGTCACTAGTCAGATGTCCAAGTCTGTAATGGTAGAGTTGGATAGAATGAATGTCAAGTACGTGGTGGCCCCTTATGAAGCCGATCCACAAATGGtatacttggaaaagaagggATATGTTGATGGGATCATCTCTGAGGATTcggacttgttgatttttggATGTCGTACTTTGATCACCAAGCTTAATGATTTTGGTGAATGTATAGAGATATCTAAAAGTAACTTCTCAAAAGTCACCACTATAAGCGGATTGGATTCTTTCACACCTCAGCAATTGAGATTGGTTGCAATGCTTTCTGGGTGTGATTATACAAAAGGCGTTCCTGGCGTGGGATTGAAAACTgccttcaatttggttaAGAAGTACAATCAAATTGATAGAGTGTTAATGGCTCTAAGAGCAGAGGGGAAGAAGCTTCCACCGGAAGGCTTTGAAGTCGAGCTTATAAAGGCGGATTTAGCATTTCAATACCAGAAAGTGTTCAATCCAAAAGATCAAACCTTAGAAACATTAAACGAGTATCCCGAGCCTTTTGACTTTGATATGGAGCTCGTCGAGCAGTGTTGTGGAGTTACTTTTGATGCTGAGATTCATGTGGGAATCTCTAAAGGCAAATTACATCCCAACACGCATGAAGTTTTAATTTCCAGGGAGCAAAATATCACATCGTTGAAGAGCAAATCATTCACTCTGGAACCGAAGATTAGTACTGTGGCAAGAACCAAATCTGTTGGATCTACGAGCCTGAGACGAATGGTGGCCCCTAGAGGCAGAATTGACAGCTTTTTCAGCGTACAGAAGAGCACCAAGATCACCACCACAGATACCACATCagatcaacaaaaacttcaaatcgAGGCTAAAGCCGAAGTACACACTGAACAAGTTTCCCCTGATCATAAGAGAGTCAGGACATTGTTAACTCCAAAAGAGAATCCACCAAAGTTGGTTGGTACATTTAgtaaatttttcaagtcaCCAGCAGGTGGAATCCCAACTCCTAGATCAACTTTTGATGCTGATATTACTGGGGATTCAGAAATCTCAGACGTTTCCTCGCCCTTCCGTTATACTAAGTCGACTTCAGATAAGGTCGATACCAATAATGTTTTAGGTAACTTGACAGACGATGATATCGATactcaaactcaaagtGACCATAAAATGGAAGAAAACAGAGACGATTCTCAACCACCAGAATCTCCAAGCCTGAAAATATCAAAACAACCTGCAGTAGGAGACTTTGACTtagacgatgatgaagatgacatAGAGGAATCCCCAGTCAAGTCTTTATTACCTTCTGGAATTCATTTTAATAACAATAGAGACGAAATAAAGCAGCTTTTAAGAGACACTTTTCTGTTCAGGCCCGGTTCGAAGGAAAAGTTTCAAGTTCCAAAGGCCCTTCAGAAGCTTTCTGCTTTTGAAAATGCAAGTACTATTTCGATCGCGAGTGCCGAAAGCCTGCATTCGGATAGTTCatttgacttgaactctGAAGAGTTCcatgaagttcaaaaacacgCGGAAgttttcaccaacatcgATATGAACAAGTCCTTTGAATCCATAAGCTCCAAAAGAACCACCAAAAGTAAGTTAGAGATAAAGAACTCATCACTATCCAGGTTTGCATATAAATAA